Genomic segment of Meles meles chromosome 17, mMelMel3.1 paternal haplotype, whole genome shotgun sequence:
TAGAACCCCACCTTTTTTTACTTGTTATATTAAGTGTCATGAAGGATTATAAAGGTGATGATAGCATCTGCAAATTCCAActgattttctaaatattttccaaaaattgcTCAGAACTATTGCTCGAGAttatagctttctttctttcttaaacctATGAAGATAGATATGGGTAATGAGACAAAccctcttggtttcttttttagcCTTCAGAAAGATTTCTTCCCATCTTCCTACAGTTAGCTATTAAGAATATTTCCTGATGATTTTGTAAGCATTTTCCTGGATGGATTAAAGTGTATTATAGAAAAGCTGTCACCATTGTTAATGTTAGTCCACACATTACAGGAATACCATATATGgtacccatttcacagaaaagataCACGAGAAATCTCAGAGTTTTACTAGACTAAATATGATTATACAGACTTTACGATTACTGGAGTGCAGAAGGACttagaagaaagaaatacaatcctaaaaattttaagctagtatagaagttttttaaaagattttatttatttgacagagagagacgtaGAGAGCGTGAGTGCATACGTgcgcagggagagggagatgcagactcctgactgagcagggaaccccacctgggactcaatcccaggactctgagagcatgacctaagctgaagtcagatgcttaaccgactgagccacccaggcgtcccaatctAGTATGAATCCTAAGTGAACCAAAAAACCGTTCCTAGTGCCCAAAGTAAGCATAAGAATAACTCCCAATGGATTAATTGGTGTGAACTCCTATGAAATTGTCATAAAAAGACCCACAAGACAATTTTCATCCACCTTGACTGGTccaaatgatttccaaatgcaTGTTTCTAATAATAATATGAGAAACTCAAAGCCCATATGAGTCGTCTGAAGTTTTATCATTTACAGGTATGTGAAGCATTCCCAGAGGCTTCAACCAACTCAGCATCAGCTACTTCTCTGTGACTGGGTCCTGATTAAGGTCTTCCCAAGAAAGACTTCATTGGATCCACATTCAAGAGGACTCTACCAGGTTTTCCTGACCCCCCTACATCGCTGTAAAGTGCCAAGGCCTTAAGACTTGGGTACGTGTATTACACCAGCAAGTGCCAGCGCCCACAAAAGACCCATTGGACCTGTCAGCTGCTCTGTTTCACCAAGCAGACATAATAACTTACCAGCAAAGCAGAGTAAGCCAAGTGCCTCTGCATGACACCACCAGCTGATaacacacaagaaaaaataaCCAATTTAGACTAGAGCCCTGTCTTTTCTCCAGAAGCTGGGATTTGAAGGAGCTATTCTGAGATCTGTGCTGCTAGTGAGTGACTGATCACATTGTAGACGGATCGACCCCTGAGTTCAGAGACTGAGTTGCAATTGAGTGAAAAATAGACAACGAAATCTTGAAGAATTGCACGGAGGTGCAAGCCAAATTTAACTCCGGTCGCCAAGTATCATTGGTTGGACTGAGAAATTGCTCAACCAGACCTGTACTAGGACTGGTTATTTGGGTATCTCTCTTTGTCATTGTTGCCTTTTACTGTTACGTTGGTTTCTGTGTTACCTCTCTAGGCCCAGATGTTCTCAGATAATTCACATTGCCCGGACTGTGGACAACAGTGGTTCCCTAGTTTAGAACTAGGCCACTGGTTGTACCAAACTGAACTTGTTGAGAATGAATGTTACCAAGTGTTCTTAGACCGCATTAACAGAGCTGATTATTGCCCTGAATGTTACCCTGATAATCCTGCTAATAGAAGCCTTGTTCTGCCTTGGTCTTTCCCACTTGAGTGGGCTCCCCAAAATCTTACCAGATGGACCTTTGAAAAAGCTTGCCACCCGTTTCTTCTGGGTCCTCCACTGGTTAGAAAAAGGATACATGACTCTAGAGTAGCTGGCTTTAACCCTGCATTGCAGTTAATCTTGACCAGAACAGACAAAACCTTGAACAAAAAACTTGGCCAAAACAAGTAACTTCTTAAGCAGTCAAAATCTTGGAGACTCTAGAGTTTGTACTAGTAGCCCAAGGGAGAATGGGAAAATGTCTCCTTTCTAAATCTGATCTAAACTGTCACTACCTTGGGGAACTGCTTAAATTGTTGGATCTCTTCCCATTGTCTATACATACTTTGTTCAGCATGAATTTAATCAGTATTCCAGCCGGGCTGTTCATCTAGAACCAGTCTAATCTATGTTCCGTATGTTTTGGAATTAGCTTCCCCATCCTAAAAAGCTCCACAGCCTTATTAGGGATCTATGACAGGCTAGTCTTGGAGGAGAGGCCCTGTACTGTGTGTAATGATACTTTTAGTGATAACTTTTGTGGGAAAGCATCTTTGTAGCTGGGTTATCGATTATTCCAGCAAAACAGCTAGATACTTTGATTAGAAACTGCATTGTTCTAAATTCCATCTCTTACACATTAACCAGTGGTAATACCTACATAAGATACACAAAAACATGCAGAAATGCCACTGTCTTTACTTACTTGATGCCACATAAGCAAAGGCTGTCCTATTTTAGTGGTGAGTGAACTTAGAATGTCCTCCCCCGGAAATGGAAAAGTACTTGTGCTATGAGATAGGTGGCAAGGAGTTATCAAGCTTGACTCCACAAACAAGATGAACAGTCTAAAGGAAGTGTCTTTTTGAGAACTAAGAATGTCTTGCTGGACATTGACCACATGCTGGCCTTCACTTGATGAGAATCATGGAACTTAGAGTACAGGAGAAAACTTAGAATATCTGTTGAAAACATCTCAGAGGCCactgaacaatttttaaattctgcctaAGATCCTAGATAAGCCCGTTGCTTGTGTAGCAGCTCAACAATGTTCTAAGGTCCCAGGCTCGCTCTGTTCTTCCCACTGGGATCCTTATCATGGTGGCTTTTTGTCCTCATAGTTGTTTCCTCGGTGAGCATAAGTGTGGCTCTTGCTATTCAGACATTTCATTCCCAATCAAAGGCTGGAAGTAGGAAGCAAAAGCTTTTGCCTTTCAAGTCTGTGtcttttatttgggaaaaaaatcttaaaagtcccTCACAGATTTCTTCTTATATTTCATTGGAAAGTATTGGTTCACAAGCCGGGGGAACCTGGCAAAGGGGAATGGGGTTAGCAGTGCTTGGGTGGGTAGGGCACATAGTCTCCCCTAATAAAATCATGGCCTTttaggaagggagaagggaggaatgaATGACTGTTGGTATGCAACAAATCATGCCTACCGCATGTTGTGAAACCTGAAGTTACTTGTTTATCTGTATAAAGGATGTACCCCAGAGATCTACCCTGTATCTGCCTTATGTCTGTTGCAATGGAAGTTCTCTCCTGTTACTGTGGAATAAACTGTGTGGACTGCTAAATTGAGTGAAGACGAGTTAGTTTATCATTAACCCTTGGTTAAGAACTCCTTTACGGTACTAAAACTCTttctaaaaagtgaaaatttaccTAGAGGTAATGCTTTTGATCAATATTATTGGTCCCTGAAATTTTTTCAAACACATACTGACAAACACTCTACATGCGTGCAGTTTTAAGTAtcagcaaaataatttttttttttaagatttttatttatttgacagagaggtcacgagtaggcagggaggcaggcagagagagagggggaagcaggctccccgctgagcagagagcctgatgcagggcttgatcccaggaccctgagatcatgacctgagctgaagacagaggcttaacccactgaaccgccCAGGTACCGTACCCTCAGCAAGATGTTTTAACCAAAGTTTGTTTTAACCAGTCTTTCCTCTAAATAGTTAAGAAAAAGTAGACAGATTTGTACTGTTGATTTCCAAATCAGTACCTGGATGAGCTTGTCAAAACATGTAAATTTCTTGATCTTAGAGAAATTTTGATTCCTTAGGTTGCTCACAGGGCCCAGGAATCGTCATTTCTAAGTAGTGGCGCAGGAGATTCTTACCCGGGTGCTCTATGGATACTTCGAGAAGTACCACAGTAGCACCGCCATGGTGTTCAGTGATCTGGCTTCAAAGGATGGGCACTGAGTACTCATAATACCACAGATGTTGATAGTTACTGTACTTTGCTGGTACCACTAAAGAGGTTTCCTGCAGGACTGCAGGTAGGTCACTGTGCTATTTCAGATTATTAGTCACTTGTTTCTCATTCAAATAATCAGGACTGCTGTAGTTCTGTGTGGTGTCATTCTAAGCTTTGTGAGTATATGGACAGGAGAAAggaatcaaaatattaaaaattactttaagaaTACGTTACCTTCAGACATGATTGTATTATCGCATAACCTGTTACATGGTCAGCTCTCAGAAATAACGTAATGTGGCAGAGTTCATAACATTGAGCAAAGCAGAAAATCCAGGGGACTTTGTAGCTCTTCTGCTGTGATCTTCTTAGTATGACTTTATTTGGCTTAAAATACTCCACAATGTTCCAATTCATAGTTCCAGATAGTGAATTATAAAGTATAAATCTATTCCTAAAATTAAATCTCACAACAAATGGTGTAGAGGGTTATCCGCTATTTTAGATGATCTGAGCCGTATTACTCATCTTCATACTGTGGCGGAATTGGTACTATTACTTACATGTATTGGTGGCCATTTCT
This window contains:
- the LOC123927709 gene encoding torsin-1A-interacting protein 2, whose translation is MFSDNSHCPDCGQQWFPSLELGHWLYQTELVENECYQVFLDRINRADYCPECYPDNPANRSLVLPWSFPLEWAPQNLTRWTFEKACHPFLLGPPLVRKRIHDSRVAGFNPALQLILTRTDKTLNKKLGQNK